The following proteins are encoded in a genomic region of Paenibacillus sp. FSL H3-0469:
- a CDS encoding 5-formyltetrahydrofolate cyclo-ligase, which translates to MQDSSMQLAGRKRELRTGNAALRDALPMEQRELLSARVCAHAWSWFAQEGAASLLAYAPFRSELDCRPLLAAAWAEEHEVLLPRVNRESGDLSLHQVSSWDELVPGTYGIMEPAAGSAALAGPIMQAAGRGTSWPEVIFVPGLAFDRRGGRLGYGRGYYDRLHTALEAVAPGTAAKPIWIGLAYGLQLVPEVPLEEHDALMDLLITENGIWDCRKERATWN; encoded by the coding sequence ATGCAGGACAGCAGCATGCAGCTTGCCGGGCGGAAACGTGAGCTTCGCACCGGGAATGCCGCGCTCCGCGATGCCTTGCCCATGGAGCAGCGGGAGCTGTTATCCGCCCGGGTATGCGCCCATGCCTGGAGCTGGTTCGCGCAGGAAGGCGCAGCTTCACTGCTTGCGTATGCGCCGTTTCGCTCCGAGCTGGACTGCCGTCCGCTTCTTGCGGCGGCGTGGGCTGAAGAGCACGAGGTGCTGCTTCCCCGCGTCAACCGGGAGAGCGGGGATTTAAGCCTACACCAGGTAAGCTCCTGGGATGAGCTTGTCCCTGGAACCTACGGGATCATGGAGCCGGCGGCGGGGAGTGCTGCACTTGCCGGACCCATCATGCAAGCAGCAGGACGGGGAACCAGCTGGCCGGAGGTCATCTTCGTGCCCGGACTGGCCTTTGACCGGCGGGGCGGGCGCCTCGGCTACGGACGCGGATATTATGACCGCCTGCACACCGCCTTGGAGGCGGTAGCCCCCGGCACGGCTGCCAAGCCCATATGGATTGGTCTGGCCTACGGCCTCCAGCTGGTACCCGAAGTACCGCTTGAAGAGCATGATGCCTTAATGGATCTGCTGATTACGGAGAACGGCATCTGGGATTGCCGGAAGGAGAGGGCTACATGGAATTAA
- the moaC gene encoding cyclic pyranopterin monophosphate synthase MoaC: MELTHFNEQGRARMVDVSDKEVTKRTAAARSQVHMAPETLSAIKAGTIRKGDVLAVAQVAGIMAAKQTSGWIPMCHPLPLTGVDIRFMDNNKDELYIEATVSTTGKTGVEMEALTAVSAAALTVYDMCKALQKDMIIGPTMLVSKSGGKNGDYALEAE, encoded by the coding sequence ATGGAATTAACTCATTTCAACGAGCAGGGCAGAGCCCGCATGGTGGATGTGAGCGACAAGGAAGTTACCAAGCGGACAGCGGCAGCCAGAAGCCAGGTACATATGGCCCCGGAGACGCTGAGCGCCATTAAGGCGGGAACGATCCGCAAGGGCGATGTGCTTGCGGTAGCTCAGGTTGCAGGAATCATGGCGGCGAAGCAGACCTCGGGCTGGATTCCGATGTGCCACCCGCTGCCGCTTACCGGAGTGGATATCCGCTTCATGGATAACAACAAAGATGAACTATATATAGAAGCAACCGTCAGCACTACCGGCAAGACCGGGGTGGAGATGGAGGCGCTCACTGCCGTATCGGCGGCGGCGCTGACCGTATATGATATGTGCAAGGCGCTGCAGAAGGACATGATTATCGGACCTACGATGCTGGTGTCCAAGAGCGGCGGTAAGAATGGGGATTACGCGCTGGAAGCAGAATAG